A genomic segment from Gossypium hirsutum isolate 1008001.06 chromosome D04, Gossypium_hirsutum_v2.1, whole genome shotgun sequence encodes:
- the LOC107899711 gene encoding UPF0481 protein At3g47200, with protein MTIPVSDTVVDVESLVASMENKMMGSQLRLSPDYCIFRTPTILARHSPSAYIPNCFAFGPFHRCQPNLKATEKIKVKYLRELLLRSSNPEAMLRECLNSVKEIKGKARDCYAGYIDLAEEEFLEMLVVDGCFIVELFRKDADVVAKEDDDPIFSMSCMLQFLNHDLILLENQIPWLVLQLLFDKTKASTETNSLVELALQFFRTMFSYENPINPSLFFEKEIKHILDLLRLSLVLPSEEVELYERKKQLNKQPSEWQPIPSATRLNEAGVKFRRVVNVKSILDIKHSNGVLEIPSLLIQETTETIFRNLISYEQCLPHCKPVFTSYAKIMDNLIDTPHDMEILCKKVVLDNWLSPEDATHFFNKLYNDTYVKDFYYADLCNQLNDHCRKWLPKWRAAYVHNYFSKPWAIAAQIYAIIILFLTVFQSFKK; from the coding sequence ATGACGATACCGGTTTCAGACACTGTGGTAGATGTTGAATCATTGGTAGCTTCCATGGAGAATAAGATGATGGGCAGTCAACTTCGTTTATCACCTGATTACTGTATCTTTAGAACACCCACCATTCTCGCCAGGCACAGCCCCAGCGCATACATTCCCAATTGTTTTGCCTTTGGGCCTTTTCACCGTTGCCAACCAAACTTGAAAGCAACAGAGAAAATCAAGGTCAAGTATTTACGAGAGCTCCTCCTCAGATCAAGCAACCCAGAAGCAATGTTAAGGGAATGCCTTAATTccgtcaaggaaatcaaaggaaAAGCTCGTGACTGTTACGCGGGGTACATTGATCTTGCAGAAGAAGAATTTCTTGAAATGTTGGTGGTGGATGGTTGCTTCATCGTCGAGCTGTTTCGGAAGGATGCTGATGTGGTGGCTAAAGAGGATGATGACCCAATTTTTTCAATGTCATGTATGCTTCAATTCCTCAACCATGACTTGATTTTGCTAGAAAACCAGATACCTTGGCTGGTGTTGCAGCTTTTGTTCGACAAAACCAAAGCCTCTACAGAAACCAACTCCCTCGTGGAACTTGCCCTCCAATTTTTTAGAACCATGTTTTCATATGAAAACCCTATAAACCCTTCCCTCTTTTTCGAAAAAGAAATCAAACATATCCTTGATCTGCTAAGGTTGTCTTTGGTTTTACCATCCGAAGAAGTAGAGTTATATGAGAGGAAAAAGCAGTTAAATAAGCAACCCTCGGAATGGCAACCAATCCCATCTGCAACAAGACTGAATGAAGCAGGGGTAAAATTCCGAAGAGTAGTGAATGTGAAAAGCATTTTGGATATAAAGCACAGTAATGGTGTACTCGAAATCCCATCTTTGCTAATTCAAGAAACAACAGAGACCATCTTCCGGAATCTCATCAGCTACGAGCAATGCTTACCCCATTGTAAGCCTGTTTTTACTTCCTACGCCAAGATCATGGACAACCTAATCGACACCCCACATGACATGGAAATATTATGTAAGAAGGTAGTTTTGGATAATTGGTTGAGCCCCGAGGATGCAACGCACTTCTTCAACAAGCTTTACAATGACACCTACGTGAAAGATTTCTATTATGCTGATCTATGCAACCAACTTAATGATCATTGCCGAAAATGGTTGCCCAAATGGCGTGCTGCTTATGTTCATAACTATTTTTCCAAGCCATGGGCTATTGCTGCTCAAATTTATGCCATTATCATACTTTTTCTTACCGTGttccaaagttttaaaaaataa